A single genomic interval of Aureliella helgolandensis harbors:
- a CDS encoding trypsin-like peptidase domain-containing protein, with translation MAAPRLILSIASIAISCMPLQGPPLAAQDLVQREQAAFRAAADAVSSSVVQIQTFGSGQRAGEELQAAGPTTGTIVAADGWIITSLFSFREQPASILVVLPNGKRAAARIVARDFSRDLALLKIDANNLPVPQFATSEGIQVGQWAIALGKTYDEKFVSESVGIVSARGRAYGKALQVDCKVSPINYGGPLIDLGGRVLGILSPIAPGTFLEGDSAELYDSGIGFAIPAADVLARLEQMQSGEDIYSGKLGIVSDSTNELAGPVVISGATPGSPAAKVGVMAQDQLVAAAGKPVEMLAHLQNALGPLDAGQTFQFSILRQGQVQEYQCELAKEIPVYYRRYLGLRLADLPAEQGQPAFAIAAIEPDSPAASSALQVGQRILRCNQQAMPSRQDLRRIIAVAELDTPIIFEVAAPNEAEGTKADGTEEMGPPQTIELLPALWPTELAPALPQSLTAVGDSKTPASPNQEETPQPDASAEKVVEIAEISLGDFPNTAYAVVPLASNARPLGLLILFPEPGDLSQEKAQAYWQEFCASQGWIVAVLNSGDPRRWSREEVDLAARILGKLENAYELDKQRIVLGGIGVGGKLALVAAAAQVGRVTGVATLGTELKNIGLRVENAPLRSLDFLLLGTPSDLNNTAKSLRDLGYSAIVVDAPKLPTGSLESIPAAPLTRWLEGLGRL, from the coding sequence ATGGCTGCCCCCCGCCTCATCCTTTCCATCGCCAGCATTGCAATCAGTTGCATGCCATTGCAAGGTCCACCGCTAGCCGCGCAAGACCTAGTGCAGCGCGAACAAGCCGCATTTCGCGCGGCCGCAGATGCCGTATCTAGTTCTGTCGTCCAGATTCAAACCTTCGGCAGTGGACAACGCGCCGGTGAGGAATTGCAGGCGGCCGGGCCAACGACTGGAACCATCGTAGCGGCAGACGGGTGGATTATTACCAGTCTGTTTAGTTTCCGGGAACAACCCGCCTCCATCCTAGTCGTCCTTCCGAACGGCAAACGCGCCGCCGCCAGAATTGTCGCGCGAGATTTCAGCCGCGATCTGGCGTTACTCAAGATCGATGCGAACAATCTTCCAGTGCCGCAGTTCGCAACTTCCGAGGGGATCCAAGTCGGACAGTGGGCGATCGCTTTAGGTAAGACATACGACGAAAAATTCGTGTCCGAATCCGTCGGCATCGTGAGTGCCCGTGGCCGGGCCTATGGCAAGGCACTCCAGGTCGACTGCAAAGTCTCGCCGATCAACTATGGAGGCCCGTTGATCGATTTGGGGGGGCGCGTACTGGGAATCCTCTCCCCAATAGCTCCAGGGACTTTCCTTGAAGGAGACAGCGCAGAGCTCTATGACTCGGGGATCGGATTTGCAATTCCAGCTGCAGATGTACTGGCCCGACTCGAACAAATGCAGAGCGGGGAAGACATTTACAGTGGCAAGCTCGGCATCGTTTCGGATAGCACCAACGAACTGGCTGGTCCCGTGGTGATCTCCGGCGCAACCCCAGGCTCCCCGGCTGCCAAGGTGGGAGTCATGGCACAGGATCAGCTGGTTGCAGCGGCGGGGAAGCCGGTAGAGATGTTGGCCCATCTGCAGAACGCCCTCGGGCCACTCGATGCGGGCCAAACCTTCCAATTCTCAATTCTTCGCCAGGGCCAAGTCCAGGAATACCAGTGTGAGTTGGCTAAGGAGATTCCAGTTTACTACCGCCGCTACCTAGGACTCCGACTGGCCGACCTGCCGGCAGAGCAGGGCCAACCAGCGTTCGCTATTGCTGCGATCGAGCCCGACTCGCCAGCCGCCAGCTCAGCATTGCAAGTCGGACAACGCATCCTTCGCTGCAACCAACAAGCAATGCCCTCCCGCCAAGATTTGCGTAGGATCATCGCTGTAGCCGAACTGGACACCCCAATTATCTTCGAAGTGGCCGCCCCCAACGAAGCAGAGGGCACCAAAGCTGACGGCACTGAAGAAATGGGGCCACCGCAAACTATTGAGCTTCTGCCTGCCCTCTGGCCAACCGAGCTGGCCCCCGCGCTTCCCCAATCCCTGACTGCTGTGGGCGACTCCAAGACACCAGCGTCCCCCAACCAAGAGGAAACACCGCAGCCGGACGCATCTGCGGAGAAGGTTGTGGAGATTGCTGAGATTTCGCTCGGGGACTTTCCCAATACAGCCTATGCCGTTGTACCGCTCGCATCGAATGCCCGTCCCCTCGGGCTGCTAATCCTCTTCCCTGAGCCGGGCGACCTCTCCCAAGAAAAAGCCCAAGCTTACTGGCAAGAATTTTGCGCCAGCCAGGGCTGGATCGTCGCCGTGCTCAACTCCGGGGACCCGCGTCGTTGGTCGCGGGAGGAAGTCGACTTGGCTGCTCGCATTTTGGGCAAGCTTGAAAACGCTTACGAACTCGATAAGCAACGCATTGTTTTAGGTGGAATAGGAGTGGGTGGCAAACTGGCACTGGTGGCTGCGGCAGCGCAGGTTGGCCGCGTGACTGGCGTGGCGACACTGGGGACCGAACTGAAGAATATTGGCTTGCGCGTCGAGAACGCCCCGCTACGTTCGCTCGATTTCCTGCTGCTCGGCACCCCCTCCGACTTGAACAACACGGCCAAGTCACTGCGCGACCTGGGCTACTCGGCCATCGTTGTCGATGCTCCCAAACTCCCAACCGGATCGCTGGAATCGATTCCTGCCGCACCACTAACACGCTGGCTGGAAGGTCTGGGGCGGTTATGA